The Methylocystis rosea genome includes the window CTGCGCGAACTTCGGCCCCCGCGCGCGAAAGGCTTCGAGGAGGCGCCGATCACGAAATCGTCTGATCGCCATCCCGCCAGACTGGGGAATTTTACTTCGGCGCTTCTGGGGAAATCGAAATCGGCATTTACACAGCGTTAACTACAGAACCAAGGGAGAAGCCGACGCAGCCATTTAACCGCCGTTGACAATCGTCTCGCTGGAGGCAAAATTCTTCCAAGGCCTCCTTTCGGCGCACAAGGCGCCGCGTCGATTGAGGGAAGTCACACCTTATGTCGCACACTAACCGTGCAACGCGCGATCCCACACGCGAATTGAATCCATCCCGCTGGTGGATGCGCAGCGCGGCGCTTCGCCGGAAGTCGGAGCGAGCAGCAGGTAGCCGCCGTCTCGATTGCTCTTGCACACGAACAGCTCGGGAATTGGACGCCACTATGTTCAATGTGGTACAAGAGCTACGCTGCTCAACGCTTTGAACCCCTCGAGAATGGCGCTAATCCAGCAACCAGAGCGATACAGTTTGATGCGTCCTAGCCCCAGCTTGTCTCAGGTTCACTTACACGAGCCGTTGTTGGCTGCGCTGGTGGACAATGCCTTGGACGGCATCATCACGATCGACGAAGCTGGAACGATCCTGTCATTTAATCCTGCCGCGGTCGCATTGTTTGGATATGCGGCTGACGAAGTTATCGGGCGAAATATCCGCGTGCTGATGCCCGAGCCATATCGCAGTCGGCATGATGACTACCTGAGCCATTACCTCCGCACCGGCGAAGCCAAGATTATTGGCATCGGTCGGCAGGTCGAAGGACAACGCCGAGACGGGTCGGTCTTTCCCATAGAGCTTGGAGTTGCCGCAGTAGAAGCCGAGGGCGAACGCTACTTTGTCGGATTCATACATGATTTAAGCGAGCGGCGCAGATTTGAAGCTCGAATGCATGATCTGCACGCGGACCGTCTCGACATTATCGAGAATATGACAGTCGGACTCGCCCATGAACTCAAACAGCCGCTCTCGGGGATCAACGCCTATCTCCACATTGCAAGCAGGCTCCTTAAGAAGGGGGATTTAACAGAAATAGAGCAGGTCCTCGACAACGCCTCCAAGCAGGTATTTCGTGTTTCCGAAATAGTAGACAATCTGCGCCAATTTATCGCGCGGGGCGAAACGATCAAAAGCCTCCACCATTTAAACGAAGTCGTCCGAACCTCGTGTGAATTTACCGACTCCATCGCCAAGGAATGCGGCGTCGCGACAGCGGTGAATTTGGATGCGCAAACGGACCAGGTGCTCATCAACAGAATTCAAATCCAGCAGGTCGTCGTCAATCTGAAACGAAATGCGATCGACGCGATGGAAAATTGCGAGAGGCGCGAATTAGTCGTGTCGACGCGACTGATCGACGATAATGAGATTCGGGTCGATGTCGCTGATACTGGTTCAGGCATTTCGGAGGCGATCAAAGCCAAATTGTTCGAAGTGTTTACGACCACGAAGCCCCATGGACTGGGCGTTGGATTGTCTATCTCACGCTCGATTATCAACGCGCATCACGGACGGTTGTGGGTCGAGCCCAATCCTGGCGGCGGTACGATCTTCAGTTTCGTATTGCCGTTGGCGAAACAACATCAAAAGCTCGCGGAAGCCTAACGTGTCTCGAAAGCGACCGAAAGAGCACCACCAGCGTTTGATTGAGGCCGCATAAATGGGTTGGCGAGGCAACACAACAGTGACAAGGACGAAGCGCGCGAGTGCGCAAGCGCCCTCTGTCAGGCACCGTGATCGGGCGGGCATAGCAATTTTGTCATTCTATTGGGTAACGTTTATTTATTTTTGCGTCGCGCTTCTTTTACTCTTGGCTCGCTGCCGAACATCCTCTTTTGCCGCGTCGCGTAGTTCGGCGCGAAACTGATCGCGTTTTTCGTGGACGGAAGCGATAACGTATCCTGCTGGAATGCCCAAACCTACCAGCGCGGCCTCCGAGATTTGAAGACTGGCCTCGACCGTCTCGGGCACGGCATCAGTTACTCCAATTGCGTAGAGGTGCCGTGCGTGTTCGGTATCCCTAGCACGCGCGACGATCAGGACGTCAGCCCTGAGTTTACGGACGCCAAGAACGATCGCGTCTACATTCGAGTGCGAACCGACGGTCACAATGACAGCGGCGGCCTCCATTATTCCACACGCTTTCATAAACGCGGCATGTGTCGCGTCCCCGAAGTACACTTCATGCCCGTTCTTTCGTTCTTCTGTCACCGAGGCTGCATCTCTGTCAGTGGCGATATAAGGAATATTATGTTCCTTCAGGAAGGACGTGACGACCTTGCCGACGCGCCCATGACCGACGACGATTGCATGCTTATGCTGTTCGCGGGGCGCCGCCTTCAGCGTCGCATCAATCTTCTTTGGCGGTTCCATTCGAGAATTAATTTGTCGTGCGGCAGCGGACAATGCCGGAATGAGAACCATCGTAAGCGACGTGACCGCAAGAACGAATGAGGACAGTACAGGATCGATAAGCCCCAAACTTTTCGCCAGTCCTATCGCGACGAAGGCAAACTCCCCGCCGGGGCCAAGCAGGAAACCCGTTTCGATAGCGACGCGCCACGATTGGCCGAATGCCTTCGACAGCGCAATGATGATCGCCGCCTTGAAGGCGATGAGGCCGGATACGAGCGCCAAGATGGTGAGCGGATCGCGTGCGATCTCCCTCACGTCAATGGTCATCCCCACCGTGAAAAAGAAGATACCCAGCAACAGGCCCTTGAACGGCTCGACGATAGCTTCCACGGCCTTACGATATTCAGTTTCGGCCAGAAGTAGGCCCGCGACGAACGCTCCAAGCGCCATGGACAGACCCTCGACGGCGGCCAGCACGCCCGTGCCAATGATGACGAACAGAACCGCCGCCGTAAGTAGTTCAAGAGATTCCATGGATCCAACAAGACGGAAAAGAGGTCGCAGCACTACTCTTCCAACCAGAACGATGAGCGCAATGGCCATCGCCGCATGGGCCAGTGTTATGCCAATGTTCGTCGCAAGCGAACCTTCAGTGTTCGAGCCGATGATCGAAACGAATATAAGTATCGGAATCACCGCCAGGTCCTGCGCCAGCAGGATAGAAAAGCTCGCTCTGCCTGCCCCTGTGGGCAGCTCGCCGTGTGCCGCAAGAATTTCAAGAACGATCGCGGTCGAGGATAACGCGAGGCAGGCTCCAAGGATGACTGCGACTGATGGCGCTTGTCCAGTCCAGGCGATGATGAGGGAAAGCAAACATGATGTGATAACGACCTGCGATCCGCCAAGCCCGAAAACGAGTCGCCGCATTGAAAGCAGCCGATCGTAGGAAAGCTCCAGTCCGATAAGAAACAAAAGAAAAACGACGCCAAGTTCGGCGATACCGCTAACATTTTTTGCATCGACGACGGTGAACCAATAGAGAAACGGCAGCTTGTCGATGAATGAACCTAGCCCGAGGGGACCAAGGAGCGCGCCCGCTCCCAAATAGCCCAGTACCGGGTTCAACCCGAGATAGCGTACCAGGGGAATGACGACGCCGGCAGTCCCTAGAACGACGAGCGCATCGCTATAGACCGGTATGTTGATTGTCGGAGCCAAATTACCTCCAGAGTTGCACGGTGAAGGAGTACGAAACTCCTTAAGCTTCATATACCGCAGTTGGGCCTTCGATCGGCAATCTCAGGGCTCGCGGCCAGAGTCGCGAGCGCTAGACCTTAGCGATGACCAAGCCCTTCGGCTTTCGACCCCCCCGGGGGCCGCAAGCCTGCTTGCAGGAGTCTCGATCGTTGGGCTCCAAGGACGAGCCATGCTGGCATGGCTCCAAGGCAAAACGATCGGTCAGAACCGCACGCGTTTCAGCGAACTCGCCTGCGTCATGCTTAGCATCTCAGCGTAGTCCTAGGCACTCACATTTTTATGGCGCAGCCCATTATCGTCGTTCTAATATGCCACAAACGCCGACGTTGCGTCTCGACCTGCGCTGAACAAAAAATCCCCTTTGATGGCAGGATCGAAGTCTGCGTTCGCCGAGCTAGAATGCAGGCACATTCGGGCTTTCGGATGCGTCAAGGGGGCTTCTATTCTAATGCCTGGCGAGCGAGTTGCGCACTTCAATTCAATCTTGCGCGAGCACATTTCTTCCGCACGGGCTCGCGCGGCAGCGAGCGCCTGCATATGATCGTTACGTCCGTCGGGACTTCCGTAGCCGTTCAGGCCTGCTCGTCAACTTGCCGGCGTCGCTGAAAGCAAAGCCTGCATTGCCAACCCTGTAGCATACATACATGCGATACTTGTCGCGTGTGATCTTCTCGCGGTATCGAGAGTTTGCTTCTCTCTTTGGCGAGACAGATCTGCCGCGTCCTGGAGCTGGGTTATTCCGACCTCGGGCAGGAAGTAATGGTTGTGCATGTCGACACGAAGGCTGTGAGAGGTGCAACATGGGATTTGTCGGTGATTTTATTTTAATGAACGAATTGCGTGCGACGAAGATCGCGTTTGCAAACCTTCCTCCCTATTCACAGCAGATAGCACTTCGGGAATTTCGCCAACTCACATCTAAAAGTGAATCGTGCGACTCGAAAGAGACGCTTTCGGCGAGGGTGTTCGAAGCGGCACTTCGCCGCCAAGAGCTTGGTCATACTGCAAACGCAATACCTGAGTGGGTTGGAGCTTGCTTAGCCGAAAGTCATTTGCTTATGCGGCAAAAGGCCTGGAGCAGCAATTCCAAATGGCAGTCCAAACTCGCTGAGGTTGAAGCGTGGATTGAGCAAGCAACCTCTGGCGTCCCAAAAACTGATGGATGACACGATTGGAAACACATACATTTTCAACGGAATTCTTGCTCCAGCGGGCCTGCGGGGCCGTTCGAGGGCGTCTGAATTGGTGTTATCGGACTTGCTACCTTCCCAAGAGCAATGCCGGCGATTTTGCGGTGACGATGGCGCCGGCGCCGTTGGCGTTTGGGGCGGCGAGAAGATCATCGTTGGTGCCGATGTGGAAGCTGCGGCGCTGACGCGGGTGATCAAGGCGTTGCGGCGATGACCCCGATCTCGCCGGACGCGCGGGTCTGGATCGGCACCGGGCCACACCGACATGCGCAAGGGCTATGCGAGCCTCCGTAGCCTGAGTGCTATGTCCGCGCGAGCATGCCGAATGGCCGGTCCACCGGCGGAGACATAGAAAAAATGAATATTTCGCATAGCCGGCTGCAGTTGGCGGGAGCATGTCCTATTTTCTTCTGGTCCTATATGGGGGCGGTCCTTGCCGTAGAATATAGAAGGAGCGTGGTGTGAATCGCTTAAACTACCAGCACCTCTACTATTTTTGGGTCGTTGCTAAACATGGGGGCATAACTCGCGCATCCGAACGATTGGGGCTCGCACAGCCTACCATCAGCAGTCAACTGTCAACCTTTGAAAGAAATATGGGGTCTCGTCTTTTCCAAAGGGACGGACGCAGGATGTCCCTGACATATGTCGGCGAGCGCCTCTTTCGCTATGCCGACCAAATCTTCAAGCTCGGAGAAGAGATCCATTTGTCGTTGCAAGAGGCACGAGCGCTGAGCGTTAGACGCCTGATTATCGGCGTTGTAGCCTCGCTTCCGAAGTTGGTGGTTTATCGCTTGTTGAGCCCGGCATTCGAGGTGGGTTCTCCGGTGCAAGTGGTCTGTCATGAAGATAAACTCGA containing:
- a CDS encoding two-component system sensor histidine kinase NtrB; the encoded protein is MAALVDNALDGIITIDEAGTILSFNPAAVALFGYAADEVIGRNIRVLMPEPYRSRHDDYLSHYLRTGEAKIIGIGRQVEGQRRDGSVFPIELGVAAVEAEGERYFVGFIHDLSERRRFEARMHDLHADRLDIIENMTVGLAHELKQPLSGINAYLHIASRLLKKGDLTEIEQVLDNASKQVFRVSEIVDNLRQFIARGETIKSLHHLNEVVRTSCEFTDSIAKECGVATAVNLDAQTDQVLINRIQIQQVVVNLKRNAIDAMENCERRELVVSTRLIDDNEIRVDVADTGSGISEAIKAKLFEVFTTTKPHGLGVGLSISRSIINAHHGRLWVEPNPGGGTIFSFVLPLAKQHQKLAEA
- a CDS encoding cation:proton antiporter — encoded protein: MAPTINIPVYSDALVVLGTAGVVIPLVRYLGLNPVLGYLGAGALLGPLGLGSFIDKLPFLYWFTVVDAKNVSGIAELGVVFLLFLIGLELSYDRLLSMRRLVFGLGGSQVVITSCLLSLIIAWTGQAPSVAVILGACLALSSTAIVLEILAAHGELPTGAGRASFSILLAQDLAVIPILIFVSIIGSNTEGSLATNIGITLAHAAMAIALIVLVGRVVLRPLFRLVGSMESLELLTAAVLFVIIGTGVLAAVEGLSMALGAFVAGLLLAETEYRKAVEAIVEPFKGLLLGIFFFTVGMTIDVREIARDPLTILALVSGLIAFKAAIIIALSKAFGQSWRVAIETGFLLGPGGEFAFVAIGLAKSLGLIDPVLSSFVLAVTSLTMVLIPALSAAARQINSRMEPPKKIDATLKAAPREQHKHAIVVGHGRVGKVVTSFLKEHNIPYIATDRDAASVTEERKNGHEVYFGDATHAAFMKACGIMEAAAVIVTVGSHSNVDAIVLGVRKLRADVLIVARARDTEHARHLYAIGVTDAVPETVEASLQISEAALVGLGIPAGYVIASVHEKRDQFRAELRDAAKEDVRQRAKSKRSATQK